From the genome of Ailuropoda melanoleuca isolate Jingjing chromosome 5, ASM200744v2, whole genome shotgun sequence:
CGTTGTTGGCCTGTATTCCAAGCCTAGGCTGAGATCATGTGCAGAGGACAGTTCTGGGAAAAGGCAAATGCCCCATAAATCCTGTCTGCCTCCTGCACTCCTGACTTCTGGCCCAAGCGGCTTGTCCACAGCCCTCATTGTTCTCCCAAAGGGAGTAATAGGAGCCCAGAAGGAAGAGGCCGACTGCGTACACAGAAGTGAGGCTGACCGGGATGGCCTGAGAACCAGGGACGTGGTCCGGACGTGACATCACACCCACATCCACTGGAGCTGAAGGTGGATGGCAAGAGGGAGTTGCTGGAGCTGTGGCCCCTTTTCTCCTTTAGCGTCCATGGGCGAGCCTCCCCCTTCCGCTGTCTAGCCTGTCTTCAGGGTCTTTCTTTGCAGCTGTCCACCTGTACACCTCCACTTGTACGTGAGGGTGGCCTCATGCTGGGAGCACCGGCTGGGTGGGGTCCTTGGTGTTGATCGAAAGCCAAcaaggtgccaggcactggtgaCAGAGCACACATTGGCCAGCAGGGCCATATTATGGGTTCCGGGACTGATTCACTGAgttaatcaatatttattgagcacgtaGTGGAGGTGGTGGGAAGAAATCAATTCCTGGGCTTCCTGCACTGCCTTCCAAACAGCAGGGGGAACATTCCACAAGGCTGCAGAGGCCAGGGAGCCAGGCAGAGCTCGGCAATACCAGCTCGGGTCCTCTCACCGCCCTGAGGACTCACTGAGTAGCCAGCCGTCTGCCCCTGCTTGAGAGCTGTGAAAGTCCACCGGGCTTGGGAGCGGTGGGAGGATTTGGAAATGGGAGGTATTCTCTGAGCTGCTGTTTTCCATCAGGCTGTCCACTCCTTATGATTGCCCACATGGCAGCAGCACGAGGCCCTGCTAAATGCACCAGGAAACAGAGACTGCAGGCCACCGACTTGGAAGATCCAGCCCAGTCACAATTGTGAGATAAATGACTTGGGTTTATCCTTGATAGCCCCACCCTTCCAGGGTCCCCCCTGTCATTCCTAAGTCCCCCGCAGGTTCAGTGGCCTCCTCCCTCCAACAAACCACAATCAAAGACAAACTGGCTACTTGTGAATTTAACAGTGAATCCACTTCCCTTGGGGGCATTTCTGTTGGAAGCCTTCCATCTAGAAAGAAGGCTTTCTCATTCCACATTCAAGGAACTCTGGGCACCACAGATCTGGAAGGGGTTTCAAGAGGAGGCAGCTGGCAAGTGTGGCCCTGGAGCTAAGCTGGACTCTGAGAAGGAAGTAGGACAGTTCCACAAGTGAGCTACGTGGCTGCTGAGTGTGCACCCAAGTTTCAAAattccctgccctcctccagaGATAACATGGGAGAGGAAAGGCggtgggtgaccttgagcaaattgcTTGGCTGCTCTATTTCCTTAGTTGTAAAATAATCCTGGGCACTTGGCTTTCTGTGAGGATTAGAGATCATTAACATAAATTTCTAGCAGttaatgaaattatatttgaTGCAGAAAATATGTCCCTTTCAAAAATCCTGGATCCTTCCCTTTATGAAATGAGTAACCGGAGTCCATCCCCCCCCAAAGAGGGGCACAAACAGGCGGCAACAGTGAGGCACCCCAACCGCAATTTATTACCCAAAGCAGTTTGAGGGATTCCAAGCATTGGTCACGGCCCTCCCCAGTTACCAGAAAGCCAGAGCCTCTTCAAACTCAGCCTCCACTCCCAGCTGAAGGCAAGGATTAAAAGGCTGCAGCCCAAGTTATGTCACTGCTACAATATCCTCATTCTTGACTAATAATCTCAAAGTCACAAATGGGCATCAAGTGATTTGGACCCAAATCTTACACAGGAAAACCCTACAATTATAATAAGACTGGAGAGATCATTCCAACAGAAAGGTACCAAGAGCGTTAACGGTAtatgagaaggaggagggaattCTGTTCATAATCATCAGAATTTAATGGAATTGTCTATCATCATCAGGGAGTGTGAAGGGAATGCTCATCCTGGGGCAGGAAGACAGGTGCACTGGCCAAACCCTCCTGGGCAAGTCTCCCAGGAGGACTCCCCTTGACTGTTGCTCTAAGGAACCTCCTGGTTGCCTAGTGACAAAGGAGCCCACAGTGACTGCCCCTGACTGTGTAGAAGGGTGGGGAGTGTGGGGAAGGCAGTTACACAGAATTCTCAGCAGTTGAAGAAGAGGCAATCTTCCAGCAGTATTGAGAACTTTCCTGACTATATATCTACATTTGGAGAATGCAAGCTGGTTGGACCTCATGTGGGATTTcagttttgggtttggtttttttttaactgatttaaaaattatcctaaaaCCCAGGTAGGTCAGTTCCTTAAAGTTTCCTTCTATCATCAAACCAAATAGCACTTATGTCTAGAAACACTGTGCTCTAAAAACTGCTGCCAACCCTTCATCCCAGACCGTGAACTGAGATTTTTCATGAAAATCAATTTCTGAGCCAGTTAAGTCTGGATAAAGTTGTCTCTTCATAACttagctcccacccccacctggccAGTCACGGTGGAACCAGGAACCCAAGGGGCAGATTTCTTTCCTTACTTAACTCAGGCATTCCAGGAAGAAGGGGAGTTCCCGACACCTGCCTAACAAACTCTGCTGTACTTGCTGAACTTTGCTCTGTGTGAACAGGTAGGTTAGTCTGGCTGCAAATTCCCCCAAACTGTCCCtacttgtttttttaaggcaCACCAATTCCTCTGTGTAACGCTCTCCActtataatgaattattttaattatttttgctactcaaaagaaaattctgcatcaaggccctcccctgccctgagGTACTGGTGTGGgttgcggcggggggggggcggggggagcggggCAGGGATGAGGGCAGAGTCCAATTAATATTAGGGATTCTGGTCATTGGGGTCGCACTTGAGCATGACTTTCAACCCCAATCCCTTTCTGGCTGTTTCAAAGGCCTCCAGAGCCTTCTCCAGAGGAAACCTATGGGTAACTAAGGGCATTACATTCACAGACTTGGAGGCAAGCATCGAAATCGCCATTGGCCACCTGTAAAAGATCACAAGTGTTACATTCAAGCTACAGGAGGAAAGAACCAGGTCCCCAAACCACCAAGCACAAGACCAGCTTGGCCATAGTTATTTACATAGCGCTGCCCTTCTGCAAGGTCTAGTCTACGGACAAACAATGGTAGAAATAATCTTATGATTTGCAATCTGGGAGTACAGAGTCTGTTCCCAAATGCCTCCACCCCTCTGCAGTGTCTGTCACGAAGCCTAGAATTCCTTTGGTGTGAAGGCATAAGGCAAACGGAGGCCACAGTGAAAAGGCAGAGAAGCCTCAGAGAGGCAGCCGATGATAATCCATCCATATCCCTTTGCAGCTTGGCAGAGTTCATTGGCAAATGGCACTCTCCTGCCAGAATGGTCATAGGCTCTAGTGGTGGGAGTAGGGATATTGGTGGGGAAGGTGGTCCTGGGAAAGTTCCCCGGCTGGGGAGAGGCTAGAGCCACAGAACATGAGGTGGGGTGCACTAAGACCCGAGAGGGTgggccctggggctctggggtggAAACCAAGGGACTTGAGTTCTTGCTGGtgtccccctttctctccttcttcccttgaaagggggaaaatgaagagCTGGCCACTTGAGGAAACGAAGCAGAGAGGGCCTGGGTGATGAGGGCCAGACACCCAAGAAGAGCGCGCTGCAAgaccccccccaccttccccccttccctctgccatctCTGCCCTCCTGTTTTTTAACCAGGAGCGAAGCTCTCTTTGGATCCCTACCATGACACGTGGCTGTCAGTGCGGCTAGGGAGTGCCCCTCATGAATAAACGGGAGAGACTCTTGGTCCCCAAGGCCGTGCAGGGGTCTTGCTGGCTGCTCGCCACCCTGGCTCACCCACAACATACTCACGTGTTGCAATATCGAAACACGCCCTTGATATCCACCTCCCGGACGGCCGCGTGCACCAGGGGCACAGTGGTCATCTCAGAGCCCAGCCCTACGAGCACCAGGGTCCCACCAGAGCGAGTAGCCTGAAGAGGAGATGAgaacaagaaaacccaaaagatcaGAAAATGCAGACTTCTCACTCAAAATGACTTTTGTCACATAAATATCTGTTTGCATCAGGTGAGTATCCCAATATTCCAGAGAATACCATTCTCTCTCTACTAGTGAACTCTTGCACAGGTAGACCAAGCTTAACGGAGCAGCAGAATTATCTTCTTAAAGGATCCTGAAATCACACACTTTACCAGTGGAGGACCAGGCACAGTGGGGGCCCCTTCTGCTGTCCACACGATCCTCGGCAACAGCCACGGTTCTCCAGACCCCAGTGAGAATCTCCCCTACAAACAAGGGGGTCTTCAGCCTCCAAGCATCTCTCAGAGCCTTGCTAATTCCGTACCAGGTGTTGGCTCAGGTAGCTTCTCATCTCAGCATCCATTCCTCCCCTAGGATGTCAACGCCACAAAAGACAGGACTTTTGTCAAACCTCTAAGGAACTACCCTCTTGGTGAGGAAACTGCCAAGCACGTACAAATGGGAAGGGCCATTAGAATTCTATGGCTTGAACATTGCTTTATATGTGCACGCTGGctgacatttagaaatatttttgttccaGAGTCATTCATCCCAATAGTATCATTAGTCACaccagattttgttttccttgcacATCTATCTGCCTTACCAGTTCCCTCCTTGGAGTGGGCCAGACATGGAAATTTCTCCTGATAATCTCCACAGGATTCCACATGAGTGTTGTGCCTGCTCCAGAGATTTTGGGGGATCATTGTCGTCAgtgtttgagagacagaaaaatagtTCACTTGCCTCAGTTTTCATGACAGTCAGCAGCAGCAAGCACTTACGGGGGCCATTCTGAGTTTTACCAGTAGAGTTGCAAAAGAGGCACGCACCACAGCCTCTATCTCTGAGGGGACGGGTACACCATGAAGAGAGGCCTGCGACACGGCGGTGACTCTGGAATTTATACTTTTGAACTGTGGGACCCTCTCAACCAGCTTCCTCATGTGCAAGATCAGGAtgttgccccccccaccccagcagggtGGTTGGCCTAACAGTCACAGTGCTCAGCACTAGGCTGGGCTAATTGGTTGGCacgttttctgtttttattgaagCACAGGGTCACTTACAAACCACCTGTGACTTACGAACGCTGTTGGTAAGGGGGGGGATGCTCTCTCCCTACTGGAAAAGGTGAGGTGGGGCGTGGGGTCAAAGTTGTGACTGAGTCACAGAAAACTCTTGAATGAGAAATTTTCTTGGAAAActgttttcccaacagcatttccTCTCCTCCTAGTGAGAAGAAGGAGGAATACTGCCCAACTGGACAACCCAAGGTGCCAGGAGGCCAGCAGTTTGCTGACCACATGCAAAGGAATACTTGGACTACCTGACCATTGTTTTGTGGGTGTGACCTCTGCACCAAGATGACATGAATTCTGCCCTAAGCATTTGCCTCGTCTCCTCCCAAACATTTTCTAGTCACGAATCTGGCAGGAAAGTGACTCTCAGGTATGTTCATACAAGGTGCCTCCCCCTAACCACTGGTGGGGTGGCCTGCAGCATAGAGCATCTGTCATGCATAATGGCTCCACTCCTCACTCAGGAGAGGTACCGGCTTCAGGCCTGGTAAGGCCCTTGGGTCACATTTACCTCTGCACCCACCTCAGGTAGCCTGGCAAATGGGCCCCCACCAAGAGTTGGAGATAGATTCCAACTGTTCCCAGGGCTCTCCaggcagcagagaagagaaagaaagtcttGCATTATGAAGCCATGTCTTTTACTGCCTCTCTGTGGAGTGGGGGTCATTGACTGCCAACAACTTGAAGACAGCTAGACACACCTTATGCATCATAGCCCCCAAGGTCCCCGGACAAAGCCAGGACACAGCAGGTGCCCAAGACATGTCACTGGTGAACTGATCACACACAGACCCATTACCCTCTGAGTTTTGGGTTCTCTTGGCCCCTTCCCACAAGGCAACCATTATCTCTGACAGTGGAGTGGAGGGTGGGCCGGCTCCAGTTGGAACTTTGGACAGAGCAAAAGTGGTACCTGTTCGTCTCCCATCCCACCCCTTCCTCACCCCTGATGCCAGGGGCATCCTGGTGAGAAAATGGCTAGGCAACTTGGCCAGGGTACCAGGTCAGCTTTCCCCAGAAGGTCTTATGTGGTGCAAAGCGCCCTTTTGCATGACCCAGCTGTGactcagaaggaaggaggaagcctGCGCTGCTGTGGGACAGCAGTGTAAGGAGGCAGGGCGGGAGTGCCCAGGGTGGCAGCTGCTGCTTTGGCTCTCCTCAGCCCCGTCCCTCCCACCCGAACATGGCTGCCCACTGGCTCCTtgtccccttcttcccttctctcctaaGCAGCGGATAGAGTAAGAAAAGCTCAGGCATTGGAGCAGCGTGCTCAAGGCAAGTCACCAGGACTCCTGTGGTAAAAtgtggaaagggagaagtagtCTTCACAGCTCCAGTGCAGATCCGGCATCACACTTATAAAGCACCCAGCAGAAGACCCAGCACACGGTAGGGCTGGAACCTAGAAGgtgttttttctcccctctgtctGTCACACTTGGATCCGTCAACACTACTCCCCACCCCTGTGTCCCCTCACTCCCCCCATTTCCGCCAACTTCCCATAAATTATGGGTGGGTTGCTGACGGGCAAATCAGGTACTGGCGGCCTACCCATTCCCAAGTCCAGGAGAGAAGAGGAGTAGGCAACTGTGACCCTGAAAAACCACCCCACCTTGTGACTAACTAAATTAATGGCTGTTGCTTTGTATCAATGACTCAAAGACTGCAGATTTCCTCAATAAAAGAAGGTAGGGATTTCCCACACACAACTAAGGCATGGTTTCCCATTCCtcttgttgaatttttttttttttttttaccaagagTCCTTTTATGATAACAGATATGATCACTTAAGGGGTGGGTCTCTTAACATCTTTCGAGGGCCATATACACCTGTTACCTCATTAAGCCTCATCCAATAAGGAAAGATGTGAAGCAGGTGAGATAAAACAAACGCGCAAACAAAAATCAGACATACTGAGGTCATCTCATTTTGGCTGGAGGTCACATGGTAAGCTAGTGAAGACACTTGATCCCAGCACTCCTTACAGCTGCCCACCAGCTTCAGCCAGAGTCACCCAACTCACATAGATGCCTGACTGGATGGCGGGCTCCGCCCCTGTGCATTCGATGGTCACCTCTGGCTTGCACCCCAGCAGACCTTCCACTTTACTGGCGACTTCCTTAGGGCTCTCCTTGGAGATCTGGAGGATGATATCAGCCCCAACTTCCTTGGCTTTAGACAACCGAGAGGCAGACAGGTCTAAAGTGGAACAAAAGTTTCTTTCAAACTGAGAACTGGACGGTGGATTAGGGAGGAAAAGGTGGAGGTGCAGGTCTGAATGGTAGTCAAGCTCCGGTGTAGTGGGTGGTGCCGACGAGCCCAACACACGTACGCTCTAACCTTCCCACGCTCCCACGCACACCACACGGCTGCACGCACACACGCTCTCCCTCCCCCCGTCTCTCAGATCACTTCTCAAACATCCACACTGTTCTACACCCCCGCACACCCCTATACACACCACACAGCGGCACACGCGCTCTCCCTGAGAGGTAACCGCCCCTCATACATACACTCTCGGACACTGTCTACACACACTCTGATACCTTCTTTGCACACTCACTCGCCTATATCCCTACTCCCCTTTACACGCACTCCACACACTTACCCACACTCTCACAGAtacctttacacacacacacacacccttctgaACCCTGTATGCTTCCACACATACTACACTGACCCACACATGCTGTAGCAGATAAGCTCtcctcacacatacacacatttcccACCCATACCACACACCCCACACATAAACACCCTCTTACATACATCCCACTAACtccacatcacacacacacacaagcacacctTCTTTGCCTCCTGGGTTTGGTCAAATGGACCAAGGGCTAAGCTTCTTCTTAGAACCAAGTGAGCAGTAGGGACATCTGAGGTCCACACATAAAGAGCCAGGTCCTCCTCTTCATTGCATCTACCCTCTCCCAGAAGCTTCAAAAGAGTCTTCTCCTGACCTCTGAGTTGGTCATCCCCTGGGTGGGCTTTTCAACCCTGGAACCAGGGGAAAAGAGGAGGAGCCCCTCTACAGACCTAGCACCCCAGGAAGAGAATAGCTCTCATGCCCTTGCCCCAAACTACAAGCGAGCTGTTTCCTCTTTAAGGAGACTTTTTtcaatttactatttattttgagagagaaagagcacaagcaaggggagctacagagggagagggagaagactccccgctgatcagggagcctgatatggggctcaatcccaggagcctgaggagagatcatgatctgagctgaaggcagatgcttaactgactgagccactcaggtgccccccctctccaaggagatttaaaaagaaaaccttcttACCAGTAACCAGCACTTGAGCTGCACCCATGGCCTTGGCCACGATCAGAGTGACGAGTCCAATCGGCCCTAAATAAAGCAGGAAATGGGAGATATTTGTGAAGTATTAAACATCAGCTCTCCCCCTCATCCAGGCCACAGACGGGAACCATATCTTGTGTGAGCCTCTAGCATCTatcccagtgcctgacacatggtgaGACCTTAACAACTGCTTGAATGCATAAGTAAATGAACGTATGAAGAACTGTTCTCCACATGAAATTTTGCTTCTAGTGCTGAGTTCTATTTCATTCTCTCGGACCTCAGAGCTAGAAATTTGCCATTTATTCTTGGACACTGCTTGGGGATAATGTCAAAGAACCAGAGGGCTCAAGGAAACATGTATTTGTTAAGAGAATAAGATGTCTCAGAAGGTCTGGATACATTGTCCTGTTCTCTCTTTGACTCCtaccttcttactacccatcacatcTCCCCAAGGAGAGACACATCTTTCACATGTGCCCTCTGAGGACTCCCTTGGAGGGTGTTATGAAGTGAACTGGCTCCCTGGGTTGACCCAGATGCTCAGGCAGCTCTGAGTTGTTCAGGTGCCTAAAAATCAGCCCGGAGACCACCTGCTTCCCACAGTATCTGCATGCTAGATGACACGGTTTTAATACAAAAAAACCAGACCCACAAAATGAAGCTATGCATATTATCTTTGAGGCTTAGCTTTTTGACagtgctttgaaaataattttgtgagtTCTGCCAAAAATCAAAACACTGGAACATACTTGAAATGACCCACAAAGAGGTGATTAGCTAAACAAACTACAGTGGGATACTACACAGCTCTTAAAAATTATGTCATAACTCTTCTATCTAGTGTCATGGAAAGATGCTCATAACATattgatgttttttctttaaaagtaaaataaagtgtgCTTAGAGTGATCTCATTTTTAAAGACCTGAAAGATTCTACATCAACATATTTACAGCGGTGCTCTCAGGCTGACAGGCGACGGGGCTATGGGTGAATTTCTCTGCATGTATGTACACGTGTGGGATGTGTGACTTCTTTTTCCATGTCAAAAAGGTATTACTTATGCAGATTTAAAGTAGATATGTCACTTGAACACTCTGCTGTTAGCTCATTGAGGCAGGTCTGTTCTATACCCATCACCTCTCTTAGAAAGCCCTGAAGTCATTTATTTGGCCCTGTCAAATTAGTCCTGAAAATGTATGAGGACtaactcaaaacggattaaagacttgaacatcaagacctaaaaccataaaactcctagaagaaaacataggccaTAAGCTCCTTAACATCAGACTCGACATGATTTTTGGATTTGACCCCAAAGGCAAATGCTTtctaataaaagcagaaataaacatgtgggaccacatcaaactaaaaagcttctgcacagccaagaaaaccatcaacaaaatgaaaaagtcaatctaccaaatgagaaaaaatatttgcaaatcatatctaattaatatccaaaaaatacataaagaactcataaactcaatagcaaaaaaccaagcaatctaattttaaaaagggccAAGGATCtatagacattttctttttttcttttttttttaatctctacacccagtgtgcatgctgtactgactaagtcagccaggcacccctaagtagacatttccccaaagaagacatacagatggccaacaggtacgtggaaaggtgctcaacatcactcgtcatcagggaaatacaaatcaaaaccacagtgagataccacctcacacctgtcagaatgactactattaaaaagacatgaaataacaGTGtggctgaggatgtggagaaaagggaatcctcatgcactgttggtaggaacgtAAATTGCcaactactgtggaaaacaatatggagatttctcacaaaattaaaaatagaactaccatatgatccaataattccacttctgagtatatttgaagaaaatgaaagacactacctcaaaaagatatatgcacccccatgttcactgcatcattacttacaatagccaagatatggaaacaacctaagtgtccatccgtggatgaagagacaaagaaaatgtggtatatacatacacagtggAAAAGTATTCAGCtataaaaggaaatcttgccatttgtgacatggatggactttgagggcattatgctaagtgcagtAAATGaggcagacaaagacaaatactgtatgatctcacttacgtgtggaatttaaacaaacaaaatgaaacaacaaagctcacagatacagagttCAGATTGGTGGCAGGGGGgttgggtggggtgggtgagAGGTGAGTGAAATACAGGGAAGAGGGtcgaaaggtacaaacttcagttacaaataaataaatcacgaGCATATAATATACAGTGTggtgattataattaataataccatattgcatatttgacagttgctaagagagtagatcttaaaaagtTCTCActgcaaggaaaaaaaactttgtatCTATGTATAGTGACAGATGTTAATTAGACTTCCTGTGGTGATCCGTTTGCAAactatacaaatatcaaatcgttacattgtacatttgaaactaatgtcatgctctatgtcaattatatggaaaaaaaggCGTATGAGAACACCAGACCACACCCACAAGGAGCATGAGCATGCAGTCCGTGTCACTAGCATTAGACACCTAGAATGGCTCAGTCTGAGGCTGCTCGGGTTTGTTCGCGTGGCTGGAagcaagggaggaaaggaggcagcCAGCTGCGACTCCAACATGCAGAGTGCTGGCTCACGGTGGACTGGACTCCATTCCTTCCACTGGCCATGAGCAGGCCCCACCTCATTCCTGGATGGACCAGGAGGCCACTTCTCTGGCATGATTTGAAAGTCCCAAAAGTTGCCCTTCCCTTTACTACCAGAAGTATGTCCCTCGTTTCCtgtcaagttaaaaaataattccaaattgcATTCTTTCAATGAACAAAAGGGTTATGTGGCCTAGGAAATAACCTGAGCTACTATTATGTCTGCAGACAGGTTATTTAGCAAAGTGCTGGCCCTGAGGGAAGGGGACACTGTGATCCTCGCCCACCCAGAAAGATTCTAGGACCAATTTCAGCCATTGGAGGGAGAATGAGATGGGCAGAGGGATCTCCGCATTCCCTTTTAATGGACTCATAACCAGGATGTCATCTGTTTCTTACCAGCTCCACACACGAAGACCTTGTTCCCCAGGGTGATTCCAGCTCGCCGGCAGGCATG
Proteins encoded in this window:
- the SORD gene encoding sorbitol dehydrogenase isoform X2, encoding MAAAKAENLSLVVHGPGDLRLENYPIPEPGPNEVLLKMHSVGICGSDVHYWQHGRIGDFVVEKPMVLGHEASGTVVKVGSLVKHLKAGDRVAIEPGALREMDEFCKIGRYNLSPSIFFCATPPDDGNLCRFYKHNADFCYKLPDNVTFEEGALIEPLSVGIHACRRAGITLGNKVFVCGAGPIGLVTLIVAKAMGAAQVLVTDLSASRLSKAKEVGADIILQISKESPKEVASKVEGLLGCKPEVTIECTGAEPAIQSGIYATRSGGTLVLVGLGSEMTTVPLVHAAVREVDIKGVFRYCNTWPMAISMLASKSVNVMPLVTHRFPLEKALEAFETARKGLGLKVMLKCDPNDQNP
- the SORD gene encoding sorbitol dehydrogenase isoform X3 yields the protein MHSVGICGSDVHYWQHGRIGDFVVEKPMVLGHEASGTVVKVGSLVKHLKAGDRVAIEPGALREMDEFCKIGRYNLSPSIFFCATPPDDGNLCRFYKHNADFCYKLPDNVTFEEGALIEPLSVGIHACRRAGITLGNKVFVCGAGPIGLVTLIVAKAMGAAQVLVTDLSASRLSKAKEVGADIILQISKESPKEVASKVEGLLGCKPEVTIECTGAEPAIQSGIYATRSGGTLVLVGLGSEMTTVPLVHAAVREVDIKGVFRYCNTWPMAISMLASKSVNVMPLVTHRFPLEKALEAFETARKGLGLKVMLKCDPNDQNP
- the SORD gene encoding sorbitol dehydrogenase isoform X1, whose protein sequence is MAAAKAENLSLVVHGPGDLRLRWTPSTSTERPLTSVEHLCPSTPSCKENYPIPEPGPNEVLLKMHSVGICGSDVHYWQHGRIGDFVVEKPMVLGHEASGTVVKVGSLVKHLKAGDRVAIEPGALREMDEFCKIGRYNLSPSIFFCATPPDDGNLCRFYKHNADFCYKLPDNVTFEEGALIEPLSVGIHACRRAGITLGNKVFVCGAGPIGLVTLIVAKAMGAAQVLVTDLSASRLSKAKEVGADIILQISKESPKEVASKVEGLLGCKPEVTIECTGAEPAIQSGIYATRSGGTLVLVGLGSEMTTVPLVHAAVREVDIKGVFRYCNTWPMAISMLASKSVNVMPLVTHRFPLEKALEAFETARKGLGLKVMLKCDPNDQNP